In a genomic window of Lepisosteus oculatus isolate fLepOcu1 chromosome 3, fLepOcu1.hap2, whole genome shotgun sequence:
- the sertad3 gene encoding SERTA domain-containing protein 3 isoform X1 gives MLDPYFKCGLSCEFGGEGRRRYRRRMEVKGQKRKLPADGELPAGARAEKGSSLYAAQRQSVLDISLDKFRRGQALAEPSLRRSVLIANTLRQIQEEIRQDGAGGSVPDQRVPAPIPPEPGLHKEAPPPRMSLENHRPGFGDGDDWALLSAEEDFSLSSAISSLLRDLDLVLDGSSSPGPQQQQQQQQQQRAPLSSIENLPSDWGSKQDGLPCRAERPGEGPEACRAPEPVFGSFEIMRSSYLTDVALDDLFPDIDTSVYEREAGALGGRTFPVPPGDELLKYLSSCSPASSAFSPSPSVRDLNELEHIMEILVGS, from the exons ATGCTGGACCCCTATTTTAAGTGCGGACTGAGTTGTGAGTTTGGAGGGGAGGGCAGACGGCGATACCG GCGGAGGATGGAGGTGAAGGGGCAGAAGCGCAAGCTCCCGGCCGACGGCGAGCTGCCCGCGGGGGCCCGCGCGGAGAAGGGCAGCAGCCTGTACGCGGCCCAGCGCCAGTCGGTGCTCGACATCTCGCTGGACAAGTTCCGCCGCGGGCAGGCGCTGGCGGAGCCCAGCCTGCGCCGCTCCGTGCTCATCGCCAACACCCTGCGGCAGATCCAGGAGGAGATCAGGCAGGACGGCGCCGGGGGCTCCGTCCCGGACCAGCGGGTCCCGGCCCCCATCCCGCCAGAGCCCGGCCTTCACAAGGAAGCCCCCCCTCCGAGGATGTCTCTGGAGAATCACCGCCCGGGGTTCGGGGACGGCGACGACTGGGCGCTCCTGTCCGCGGAGGAGGACTTCTCCCTGTCCTCCGCCATCTCCTCTCTTCTCAGGGATCTGGACCTGGTGCTGGATGGGAGCTCCTCTCCGGgcccccagcagcagcagcagcagcaacaacaacaacgggCCCCCCTGAGCTCGATCGAGAACCTGCCGAGCGACTGGGGGTCCAAGCAGGACGGCCTGCCCTGTCGGGCGGAGAGGCCCGGCGAGGGCCCGGAAGCCTGCAGGGCCCCCGAGCCGGTGTTCGGCAGCTTCGAGATCATGAGGTCCAGCTACCTCACCGACGTCgccttggatgacctcttcccGGACATCGACACCTCCGTCTACGAGCGGGAGGCCGGCGCGCTGGGCGGGCGGACTTTCCCGGTGCCGCCCGGGGACGAACTCCTCAAGTACCTGTCCTCCTGCTCCCCCGCTTCCTCTGCGTTCTCCCCATCCCCCTCCGTGCGGGACCTGAATGAGCTGGAGCACATCATGGAAATCCTGGTGGGCTCCTGA
- the sertad3 gene encoding SERTA domain-containing protein 3 isoform X2, which yields MEVKGQKRKLPADGELPAGARAEKGSSLYAAQRQSVLDISLDKFRRGQALAEPSLRRSVLIANTLRQIQEEIRQDGAGGSVPDQRVPAPIPPEPGLHKEAPPPRMSLENHRPGFGDGDDWALLSAEEDFSLSSAISSLLRDLDLVLDGSSSPGPQQQQQQQQQQRAPLSSIENLPSDWGSKQDGLPCRAERPGEGPEACRAPEPVFGSFEIMRSSYLTDVALDDLFPDIDTSVYEREAGALGGRTFPVPPGDELLKYLSSCSPASSAFSPSPSVRDLNELEHIMEILVGS from the coding sequence ATGGAGGTGAAGGGGCAGAAGCGCAAGCTCCCGGCCGACGGCGAGCTGCCCGCGGGGGCCCGCGCGGAGAAGGGCAGCAGCCTGTACGCGGCCCAGCGCCAGTCGGTGCTCGACATCTCGCTGGACAAGTTCCGCCGCGGGCAGGCGCTGGCGGAGCCCAGCCTGCGCCGCTCCGTGCTCATCGCCAACACCCTGCGGCAGATCCAGGAGGAGATCAGGCAGGACGGCGCCGGGGGCTCCGTCCCGGACCAGCGGGTCCCGGCCCCCATCCCGCCAGAGCCCGGCCTTCACAAGGAAGCCCCCCCTCCGAGGATGTCTCTGGAGAATCACCGCCCGGGGTTCGGGGACGGCGACGACTGGGCGCTCCTGTCCGCGGAGGAGGACTTCTCCCTGTCCTCCGCCATCTCCTCTCTTCTCAGGGATCTGGACCTGGTGCTGGATGGGAGCTCCTCTCCGGgcccccagcagcagcagcagcagcaacaacaacaacgggCCCCCCTGAGCTCGATCGAGAACCTGCCGAGCGACTGGGGGTCCAAGCAGGACGGCCTGCCCTGTCGGGCGGAGAGGCCCGGCGAGGGCCCGGAAGCCTGCAGGGCCCCCGAGCCGGTGTTCGGCAGCTTCGAGATCATGAGGTCCAGCTACCTCACCGACGTCgccttggatgacctcttcccGGACATCGACACCTCCGTCTACGAGCGGGAGGCCGGCGCGCTGGGCGGGCGGACTTTCCCGGTGCCGCCCGGGGACGAACTCCTCAAGTACCTGTCCTCCTGCTCCCCCGCTTCCTCTGCGTTCTCCCCATCCCCCTCCGTGCGGGACCTGAATGAGCTGGAGCACATCATGGAAATCCTGGTGGGCTCCTGA